A stretch of DNA from Anopheles nili chromosome 2, idAnoNiliSN_F5_01, whole genome shotgun sequence:
GCTCAAAAGCATTCAACTTCGGCAGACCCAGGTTCTTCTCTAGGCCGTTCTTACCGAGCAGCAATGGAGTCGCAAAGTACTTGGCCTCAGTAACGTCCGATCGGACGTACGCGCATTCTACGACGTTCTGTTCGCCGTTCATTGCACGTGCCAGTGCCAAAGCGAAGCGAGCACCAGCGTAGGCCATCGAAAGGGTGGCCGAACCCGCACCAGCCTTAGCCTTCACTACTTCCGTGCCGGCTTCCTGAATGCGTTCGGTCAAGGCAGTAATTTTATCCTGCGGGAAGCTCACTGCTGGCTTCGTCTGAGATAACACCGGAATAATAGTGACACCCGAGTGTCCGCCAATGACGGGGACGTTCATCTTTTGAGGATCGACACCTGCTGCTTCGCCAATGAACGTGTTTGCTCGCACGATGTCGAGCGTCGAAACACCGAAAACACGTCGCGGGTCCAGCACACCGGCCTTCTGCAACGTGTCGCACGCAATCGGAACGGTCGAATTGACCGGGTTGGAGATGATTCCGATGAGTGCTTTCGGGCAGGCCTTAGCGCAACCGGCAGCCAGATCGCGCACGATCGAAGCATTCGTGTTGAACAGGTCGTCACGAGTCATACCGGGCTTGCGAGGTACTCCGGCCGGAATGATGACGATGTCGGCACCTTTAAGTGCTTTTTCCAGATTTTCCAGTCCATTGTATCCAGTCACTTTCGACTGAGTTTCAATGTGCGACAAGTCAGCGGCAACACCGGGCGTATGGACAATGTCGTACAGCGACAGTTCCGTCACCAGCGGGCTGTTCTTCAGCAGAAGCGACAGTGGTTGACCGATTCCACCTGAAGCACCGCAAACGGCCACCTTTACATTGTTCTGCAAATGGaggaaataaacataaaacgatAACGTGACTTAACgtgattgtttcttatcgGCAAGTCTGTGAGGATTGTGTGCGTATAAACCGTTTTAAAACCACCTACGAAAAAACTGTCCCCATAAGATTAAGGTACAACGTTACGTAAACATTTGCCCCTCGCCGCTCCGCCGGTGCATTGCTTAAAACAGTTGGCAAATTCTTGCCTCCTTTCGCGCTCGCGCGCTCAGTTTTTTCACACactacacacaaacgcacataGTCTATCGATTGCCTTGAGAAGGTCGAGATTATGTCAAGGCTCAGAATCAGATAGAAGGTCACCTTCTTGTTTTCCAACAAATCTTTCGCGGATCATAAAATCCGATGGACCGGGAGTGTAATGGCCGAAAGCTCACCTGgctcgtggtggaaaagttctTGGCACCCTGGCTGGCGACGGTTTTCACGGCACGGGCAAACATCTTTCCTTCCGATGGGGAAAATCAGGATCTGCGAGATACGGTTGCGGCTAGCGGTTCGGTACTGTGACTTTATTCAGAGAGCACGTCTCTTGTTGGCTCGATTCGCGGAGGCCTGATCTTTTACACAACGGGGTGGCGAGGGCGGAACGAAACGTCAAACCACGCATGACAGCAGTAGTCATTCCCGAATGGAGCAGTGCTGCCGAAGGAagtgtatattatttttatcgaaCACTGTGCGCGTAGATAAATTTTGTCCTTCACGAAGAAACCAAAGACCAATTTCTGCGTAAATTATAATATGCCACTATTATGAATTGAACCGGGTTTGATCAACCAAACAAACGGGTCCCCCTGACAGCTGACTCGTTTCATTTGATGGGTGCACTGGAATTCAAAATACGCAGAGAGAAGGCTTTACCTGCGTTTGTGCTTTCTCGTCTTCTATTGCTTCGTATGCATGGCAGCTTGAGTTTGACTGATAGATCTGCCATCTTCCACCACAATTGGCTCCATTTGGAACGCAAAAAGAACAACACGCGCAGAAGCATTTTCGCCTGAATCGGCCGCCCGTGCTGCTTATCGTAGGGCCAAGAAGTCATTCGGGTGTTTTCCTCCGTGATATTGGGATTACGCGAACCTGTGTGCCGTGCGTATGGCATGAAGCAAAAATCGTACCTGATACCATTCCCAGCAAAATTGTCTACTCTGTTGCCCCGTTATTTCGTGATTCAAGGACGGACCGTTTAGTGGCCATTCAGGGGTTGCCTTTCTATTTTATCCTGTTGTCGATGTAGAAACTTTCCTGTTACGACTATTGCGTTGCATTTTACGACAGAGTGTAGCAAATTATTTAGCCAATTGCTTTGGTCATACGAACGACAAGCCAAGGTCGGAAGAGAACAGTTCATTGTTCTCGACTGTGTAGTGCCTCTGACGTTTCATCTTACTGAGATCAAACGTTAATCGATCATTATCCTACGTGTGGGTTGTGGTCGCCGCTGAACATAAAATATCATCTATATTAGAGCCAGAAAGGCTACGCTAGCGTATATCCTTAAAAATGACTCACAAACAGCGTAATGTGGCTATGATGGGATATCGTTCCGTAGGTAAGTACTTTATAGTCAGTCCATTATTTCAAGCATTATAGGTTTTCCAAGTTTCGCGATAGGCCCATACTTTTTATGTCACTTCTATGAGCAACAATTTttcgtaaagaaaaaaaagaatctgcGTAATCAAGCCCGTTTGTAAATCCACGGTCGATCTCAGTCGTAATCATATGCTCAAATATGCTCTAGCGCCGGCTCGGTGTCGCCAATCGAGCTAAATAGTGAATGCGTCATCGCATGTATGTGACATTTATCAATGAAAATAGTCTGCGTTCTAGTTACCTACATTTGATATCCTTAGGATGACGAATCACCGTCACTATCAACATGTTGTAATATATCCACTCCCTGAAAGGCTGCAATTATCCAATGTTCTTTAGATAGAAAAGAATGAAGTTATACTATAAtctttttattcattttgcaGGAAAATCATCTCTTAGCATACAGTTTGTCGAGGGACAGTTTGTGGATTCTTATGATCCCACTATCGAAAATAGTAAGTAGTCTAAGATCTTCTCTTCGCAACTGATACTTAATGAATACCAACTTGATTGCCAACAGCTTTTACGAAAAAAACCCGTATACATCAGACTGATTATGAAATTCGATTAGTCGACACAGCCGGACAGGACGAGTATAGCATTTTCCCCGCCCAGTATAGCATGGATTTCCATGGCTACGTTTTGGTCTACTCGATAACTAGCCAACGATCATTCGAAGTGATAAAAATCATCTACGACAAGTTACTCGATGTGATGGGGAAGGCCTAGTACGTATGCCAAAACACGGCTTTGTATCACCCAAAAAGGACCATACTAATGATGGTTTAATTGCTCATATTTTCAGTGTTCCGGTTGTTCTGGTTGGAAACAAAACAGATCTCCACCAGGAGCGTGCTGTTCCAACCGAAGAAGGACGCAAGCTGGCCGAACAGTGGAAGGCACAATTCCTGGAAACTTCtgctaaacaaaacgaagTATGTATTTTCAATGTTACAcaaaaaactattttaattcatttcgtttttcatttttacagtCCGTGAACAATGTATTTTCATTGCTAGTCGCGCAAATAGAACGGGATAACGGAAATACGAGCGAAAAGTCGAGTTGTTCAATTTCGTGAGCTATTCAACGGTACGCGGTTTATGCAAGCACTCAACGCAGCACTATTACGATCgtgctgaaaaaaaatcatttttcctATTGCTATTGTTCGgtaaaatgttgcaaatcGTAGTTACACAATCGGGCAAGGATATTTTTTGTCAAACTTTGATCATTTGATTGCAAAGTAGATTTTGGCCTTAATTATGCGTTATATTATTTACCTCAAAACACACAACATTAAATTATACCACAATCCAACTCTGAGCATCAACATGCGCCTAGAGTTTTTAGGTCCGCTAGATGAATTAGGGCTCATCAGTAAAATTGCAACAGTAAGCATGAGAGTAAGAATTAGAATCCTTTCGACATTTTCTGTAAGAGCATGTAATTATGTAATGAATTCCCTAACTAATGATTTAACAGAATAGTTTATACACGCGAACAACATGCAGAACTCGACCGTCTATCAAATGGCAATAGGATataaatcgtaaaaaaaataaaacacgttcTTGAAGTACGAATATTAAGGAAAAATTTAGCcaaatttatttcaactaTAAAACACGAATGCATCATCACTTATATCCTTACAGTAATGCAATCCTAACACTCAAACAAGAGCAATGTGAAACTTAATGTCGCAAAAGGAAACATGAAATAGTATGACAATGATTAGCAGGATTTTCTAACTttcatgaatgtttttttgatGTGTTTTAGTTCTGTTATTCTCGTTTGTTATGCTAAGTACAGCGATTATTATTGGGCCGTTAGGCTTTATTACCctggattgtttttttacattataaTGAGAGTGATACAAGTGGCAGAGAAAGATATTTCAGTGCACTTTGAAGAAATCCAGAAACGGTAGTcttatacatatattttactTCAAATATATACACACTAGATATACGTATACACACTTCGGGGATAAGAACCTTTAAGACATGATGCAATTCATCTTGCATAAAGTTCAGATGCATTGATTTGTACTGCGGATACGAATAAAATCCTCAGACATTGTTGTACAGAAGTTGGATAAACACATTCTAGTAACACCTACTCTCAGACCATGCTTCACATGGAATTGTACTAATCATGGATTACTGAGTATTAGAATAAAGGTAGCATGAACGGTAAGAAATCAAAAAAgcttgaaaatggaaaatgatgtgttcattttattattttttcatgttaGAACTCAACGATGAGAATGACTCCGATTATAAATGATTGTACACTGTGTGGAAAATATGTCGAGATCGAGAGAGCtgaaaaagcaaatcaaatccCACACATGATTCAATTTTTTGCTCAGCAAGAAAATCTTATTCATCAGTAGCAAAATCCCGAAGGTATAAAGttagaaacaataaataacttACCAAAGGCGCCCGGTACACAGCAGAAACCATTGTAAAAAGTTCATCAATATATTTTGCTTATTGATCTAATTTCTACAAAATTGAAGATTTAAGGTGATATAAAAATGCGCAAATACTCTGGTTGGAACCCAAAGGAACGTTACTAACGTGTATAAAGAAAGCATAAATCAATAGTACATCATTTCAATTACATGCAATGTATTGATTGATTATCGGGCGCTAACGGCTCAAATGTCTCTTAAACACAATTTAGCGTGGACGTAAACGTTactttttcatttaaattctgTGTGAAGCTAAGAAAATGAAGCTGCTTTATTCCTTCCGATAAACGGAAGCAGTTTTTCGTTATCATAGATGACACGAAGAAATTGTATTTTATAGAGGAGCCTAATGCAGAAACCACATCagtggatttcttttttttattctgaaaCTCTATgatgttttaattgattaatttttaactGCATGTGTTCGGACTAAAGGAGCGGTGATGAAGTAAAAGACGGTCGAATCGAGTACTATGCAATATTAttgtaaattatattttaagACAAAATACAATGCAATAAGGACGTCGAAAAGAACTacgacaaaataaaacacaaaacaatatcataagaaggcaaaaagaaaatcaataaatatcACAGGTGTTGCTAATGGCTACAAGGTCCCTACAACTCAATGTCTAGTAAATGCAACTCAAAATCTGCATTTCTGTTTTCATTACAATCAAAAAGACCGCTGTACTGTGAAACGCTTTCTTCTGCGCTAGCCGATGTCGGCTTACGAGGATCATGCCGCAATGATTCGTCTCGTATGACAGACTCGTACGCACTATCATCCTCTATCGGCATGCGCGGTGGTTCAGGCTTTTTCGGttgaaattcaaattgttGCAGCTTTTCACGTGTCTGAGTGCGCACTCCCGGGACGTAAGAGATATTGGCCGTTGGCGGCACAGCATCGCAGAGCAGTGGAATTTCTCCAGAGGCTTCGATTTGGAAGTTTAGAAGGTCGTCTACATCATGTGGGGCGCTAATAGATGCGGGTACTGTAGGCGACGATGTAACTTCCACAGGGCATGTGCGTGGTTTTGATCGTTTAAATTGATACGCTGATAGATTTGAGCAATCATCCGGGATATCATTTCCATTGATAGTACCTAGCGTATTGGGAATTGTGTCATCCAGTGCTAAACAAACTTCTCCCCTGCTCGGTTTTGGTACGATTGAATCAGCCGCATCGATACTAAACGGTTGACTTCGATGTTCGACCGCTGGTGGATCAGCTTCGATTGTTGGTACTAATTGCGTCGTGTTTGAAACCGTACCGGAAGGATCTTTTATTGGAATCACCtctaacggttccattctcaATGGGCGTGCTGATTCGAGATCGTCTTTGAGTTCGTTCACGaagtcatcatcatcgtcgtcaaaTATTTTACTTGTATCCAATAATGCGCTGAATGAAGCGTCCTTACTTTGCGTCTTGTTCGATTACCTGTCGATTGATAGCATTCCACTAGTAAAATTATTACGCAAAGATCCCAGTAAATTCCCCAGGGCCGCTTCATTCAGCGGTAATTTCACGGACAGATCTTCTTCAACTTCGCTCGGTgcatgttttcgtttccgtgtTAATCCACTGGTACTCGTAGTTACCGTGCTTGTATCATTGTATTCTTTTGATGCATCTGTTATTGCAGCATTCCGCAGCTTTTTGAAATTCACCTTCGCATGAAAGCCGTACTTGGACTGTGCAGAAGGAGATTGGAAAGTAGTATCCTGTCCGCCCTGACGTATATTCTCTGTGAACTGTGTCGATGTAACACAAACATTGGATAGTGGTAAACTGCTACTCACTGCAAGCTGACTGCTTACGtcgcgatcggtgatcgtggAACAGCCTACTTGGGATATTTGTTGATCCGCTTGCttctgttgctgttttgctaTCATTTCGCGGTGATACCGCCGAAGAATGTTCGCATCGACAGGACGCACAATTATTGAATCTTGCAAATCGTTATGCAGATTTAGTGCATGTAACAGGCGATCGATGAAGTTTTGTTCCGGTCCAAGTGGTAGATCTGCTTTAATTAGATCGTGTGTAACAATGCCAATTTTTCCGAAACCCCAGCTAGCTTCCATCAGCTGGATGACAGTGATCGCATCGATCGGTGTAACCTCCGAGCGAAACAGTAGCCTTGCATGTGCTTGCGCCAACCTAAACAGACTGTCCAACAGACGTATCGTCGTACGCGTAGGATCTCGAAACGGATCTAAACGGCACGCTTTGTAGTACGCTCCCAGGATGATGTTCGCCTGGTGCGAAACTCTCGGATGAATATCTTTAATGGCAGCGAAATGGAGCTGTAATTTTTCCAAATCCCAATAAGCTACGCGATCCACATGTCTGGTGGTGTTATCGAAGCTTTTCCGTTCGTTGTCCGTTACAGCAAGTGCCAGCAGATGGTTCGCTATATCCGCATCCCAGTCGGGTGCCCGAATGTCTTGCAAAATTAACACCATATCGAAGCGAGAAAGCAACGGACCCCCGATGCCTATATTAGCCGCCGACATGCCTTCTCCGTGGGACATTGTGTAGAGATTCTTTGGATTAGTGGCGGCCAGAACGACACATCGCGTGCTAAGCTTACAGACCATGCCCGCTTTGGCCACGCTAATCGTTTGCTGCTCCATCGCTTCGTGGATGGAGGCTTTATCGGTTTCACGCATAAGATTGAACTCGTCAATGCAACATACCCCACCGTCCGCTAGGACGAGTGCACCAGCTTCTAGTTGCCACTCTCCTTCGTCTTTCACCGCGGCCGCTGTCAGCCCCGCCGAGGAGCAGCCCATACCAGTGGTAAACACAGCGCGGCTTGCAATTTCTGAAGCAAACTTGAGCAACTGTGATTTAGCCAAGCCAGGATCTCCTACAAGCAGCAAATGAGAGTGACCACGCACAGTGGCCCCACTAATCGTGTCTTCTGGGTCAACCAACCGCTCGGCACAGGATGCTAGCGCAAGCGCAATGGCCAACTTGACTGGGTACATGCCTCTGATAGCAGGCGCAATTGATTGCACCAGCAGATCCCGTGCGGCCAACTCACCAATTTCGCGCACCAATTCCTGCCACTCAGCCTGAACGCACAACAAATGTTCTGGTAAATCTTTCGACCagtttgctttgctctcttcGCGCATCACACTGTTCGCGCGCAATGCTATAGTAATCTCCGTGCGTCGGCCAACAACTGGCGGTTTCCAACGGTGCTCAATGCGTCCACAAATCGTCACACAATCTCCCGGTTGGCAGCAGTCAACAAGGTCATCCTCAAGTGTTACCACCAACGAGGCCGGTacgtttcgttcgctcatGATCTCCTGGATACGTATCTCCTGGTAGTCACGGCAATACTCTGGCTCTGGCTGGCTTGATATTGGTTGCAGCTGACCGCGGCATCCGGCCTCTCGCGCATTTGGACAGGGACCAGGAGGATCGAACACGTACGACTTGGTGTAATCCGCCTCAAGCAGCACAGTTTGTTTGCAGCGCGTGCACACATACTTACGCTTAAACTCGAGAAACCGGCTGGTAGTCATACGCGTGACACTGCCTTTTACTTGAAGGAACTGACCGACGTTGTTGATGCTCGGATAGGCTGCCTTTCGTAAGTCCGCCGGCGAAATCGGCAAATTCACGAACCGCACGTGAcagttttgctttatttgaaATCCAGGCTCCAGGAACAAGTTTCCCTCGATGAGTGCCTTTTGCGCGCGCAGCAAACATTCGTTCCAGCGAGTAAGCTCCGCTGTAGTATCCTGAAAGAGGTTGGTAAACAGCTGCGGTTGTTTGCGTTGGAGATGCGTTAGGctgcaaaaaggagcaaacatTTCAGTTGCAGGATTCTATACTGCTTTCAATAGCTGAATTTAAAGCAGGAACATACTTGACGCGAATACAAACGTGCAACAAATCATCGGGATTGTTGAGCAGATCAGTGATCTCTTCATCGTGGTACTGTTTTAAATAAGGTTCCATTATAAACGATTCCACTTGCACTTATAcaacatatatatacatttaaaaaaacacataaaaataaCGTAGAGTATATacttagaagaaaaaaacacaaacgaaaagTTTAACCGAACTACCGCTCAAAAAACGCGGTGCAAATAATCCCGGTTAGTTTAAAGCAACTGTCACTTTTGGCttactattgtttttttttttcatacatcaTATTTGGTTGACAAACAGCTGTCAATGGTGTGTATTGTATAGTTTCGTCGGTGCGCGGATAATggcttttaaaattcaaagctACTGAAAGCAAACTACGATTAAAATTACTTT
This window harbors:
- the LOC128721578 gene encoding LOW QUALITY PROTEIN: DNA helicase MCM9-like (The sequence of the model RefSeq protein was modified relative to this genomic sequence to represent the inferred CDS: substituted 1 base at 1 genomic stop codon); translated protein: MEPYLKQYHDEEITDLLNNPDDLLHVCIRVNLTHLQRKQPQLFTNLFQDTTAELTRWNECLLRAQKALIEGNLFLEPGFQIKQNCHVRFVNLPISPADLRKAAYPSINNVGQFLQVKGSVTRMTTSRFLEFKRKYVCTRCKQTVLLEADYTKSYVFDPPGPCPNAREAGCRGQLQPISSQPEPEYCRDYQEIRIQEIMSERNVPASLVVTLEDDLVDCCQPGDCVTICGRIEHRWKPPVVGRRTEITIALRANSVMREESKANWSKDLPEHLLCVQAEWQELVREIGELAARDLLVQSIAPAIRGMYPVKLAIALALASCAERLVDPEDTISGATVRGHSHLLLVGDPGLAKSQLLKFASEIASRAVFTTGMGCSSAGLTAAAVKDEGEWQLEAGALVLADGGVCCIDEFNLMRETDKASIHEAMEQQTISVAKAGMVCKLSTRCVVLAATNPKNLYTMSHGEGMSAANIGIGGPLLSRFDMVLILQDIRAPDWDADIANHLLALAVTDNERKSFDNTTRHVDRVAYWDLEKLQLHFAAIKDIHPRVSHQANIILGAYYKACRLDPFRDPTRTTIRLLDSLFRLAQAHARLLFRSEVTPIDAITVIQLMEASWGFGKIGIVTHDLIKADLPLGPEQNFIDRLLHALNLHNDLQDSIIVRPVDANILRRYHREMIAKQQQKQADQQISQVGCSTITDRDVSSQLAVSSSLPLSNVCVTSTQFTENIRQGGQDTTFQSPSAQSKYGFHAKVNFKKLRNAAITDASKEYNDTSTVTTSTSGLTRKRKHAPSEVEEDLSVKLPLNEAALGNLLGSLRNNFTSGMLSIDRXSNKTQSKDASFSALLDTSKIFDDDDDDFVNELKDDLESARPLRMEPLEVIPIKDPSGTVSNTTQLVPTIEADPPAVEHRSQPFSIDAADSIVPKPSRGEVCLALDDTIPNTLGTINGNDIPDDCSNLSAYQFKRSKPRTCPVEVTSSPTVPASISAPHDVDDLLNFQIEASGEIPLLCDAVPPTANISYVPGVRTQTREKLQQFEFQPKKPEPPRMPIEDDSAYESVIRDESLRHDPRKPTSASAEESVSQYSGLFDCNENRNADFELHLLDIEL
- the LOC128721896 gene encoding malate dehydrogenase, mitochondrial; amino-acid sequence: MFARAVKTVASQGAKNFSTTSQNNVKVAVCGASGGIGQPLSLLLKNSPLVTELSLYDIVHTPGVAADLSHIETQSKVTGYNGLENLEKALKGADIVIIPAGVPRKPGMTRDDLFNTNASIVRDLAAGCAKACPKALIGIISNPVNSTVPIACDTLQKAGVLDPRRVFGVSTLDIVRANTFIGEAAGVDPQKMNVPVIGGHSGVTIIPVLSQTKPAVSFPQDKITALTERIQEAGTEVVKAKAGAGSATLSMAYAGARFALALARAMNGEQNVVECAYVRSDVTEAKYFATPLLLGKNGLEKNLGLPKLNAFEQELLKKAIPELKKNIQKGEDFVKNN
- the LOC128730560 gene encoding GTP-binding protein Rheb homolog, producing the protein MTHKQRNVAMMGYRSVGKSSLSIQFVEGQFVDSYDPTIENTFTKKTRIHQTDYEIRLVDTAGQDEYSIFPAQYSMDFHGYVLVYSITSQRSFEVIKIIYDKLLDVMGKAYVPVVLVGNKTDLHQERAVPTEEGRKLAEQWKAQFLETSAKQNESVNNVFSLLVAQIERDNGNTSEKSSCSIS